A window from Cryobacterium sp. PAMC25264 encodes these proteins:
- a CDS encoding aromatic acid exporter family protein has translation MLSSDLPLRATGSRVKTAIWQPRLLQAAKTAVAVAIAWKLAPYMPGVANDYPYYAPLGVIVASFPTLMGSIKNAAQTLAGLVIGIALAAAVIIFSEPSVLTVSLVVGIGILFGGIRQLGAGRDYVPIAGLFVLIVGGPNADGYSIGYVSQMSLGIVVGLAVNLLVAPPLRVTAAVKELSRLRGALGRHLDTLADALDANWPPEEGEWSTQGQTLASTTKAVRHALAEADESRRINPRARIRPHDLSTDHDDLAALENVTFYVRDLTDVLAGAAWGTPVPVDLPAVLRPPLSAAVRATAAVVIEWDTGATSLDTLHTAEEALAAVTRAVHDHRELGADAVVAASAAVLDLTRMLAALRPGIERDAPPASARG, from the coding sequence ATGCTCTCTTCCGATCTGCCCCTGCGCGCGACGGGCTCCCGTGTCAAGACGGCGATCTGGCAGCCTCGACTCCTTCAGGCCGCAAAGACCGCTGTGGCGGTCGCGATCGCCTGGAAGCTGGCCCCCTACATGCCGGGCGTCGCCAACGACTACCCCTATTACGCACCGCTCGGTGTGATCGTGGCCAGCTTCCCCACCCTGATGGGCTCGATCAAGAACGCCGCGCAAACGCTGGCCGGGCTCGTGATCGGCATCGCGCTTGCGGCGGCGGTGATCATCTTCAGCGAACCCAGCGTGCTCACCGTCTCCCTCGTGGTGGGCATCGGGATCCTCTTCGGCGGCATCCGCCAACTCGGCGCCGGGCGAGACTATGTGCCGATCGCGGGGCTCTTCGTGCTGATCGTGGGCGGACCGAACGCGGACGGCTACTCGATCGGTTACGTGTCGCAGATGAGCCTGGGCATCGTGGTGGGACTGGCGGTCAACCTGCTCGTGGCGCCGCCGCTGCGGGTGACCGCCGCGGTGAAGGAGCTGTCCAGGCTGCGGGGCGCGCTCGGGCGGCACCTCGACACGCTGGCGGATGCTCTCGACGCGAACTGGCCGCCCGAGGAGGGTGAGTGGTCCACGCAGGGTCAGACCCTGGCGAGCACCACGAAGGCGGTGCGCCACGCGCTGGCCGAGGCCGACGAGAGCCGGCGGATCAACCCGCGGGCGCGCATCCGGCCGCATGACCTCAGCACCGACCACGACGACCTGGCGGCGTTGGAGAACGTGACCTTCTATGTGCGTGACCTCACCGACGTGCTCGCCGGGGCCGCCTGGGGAACGCCGGTGCCGGTGGACCTGCCGGCCGTGCTGCGCCCGCCGTTGAGCGCGGCCGTGCGGGCGACGGCCGCCGTGGTGATCGAATGGGACACCGGCGCCACGAGCCTCGACACCCTGCACACGGCAGAAGAGGCGCTGGCCGCCGTGACCCGGGCCGTGCACGACCACCGGGAGCTGGGCGCCGACGCCGTGGTGGCGGCCAGTGCGGCCGTACTCGACCTCACCCGGATGCTGGCCGCCCTGAGACCGGGCATCGAGCGCGACGCCCCTCCCGCCTCAGCGCGCGGCTGA
- a CDS encoding alpha/beta hydrolase, with the protein MSTGRRTIGLGSRRFIILSVALVGGMAVVAAALLGGLHWNLRPVAPAQAGGTASEVDTTAVVGIRTFVAPGDAVIDEDVVYATEPDGTQLTLDVCSPPATVAPETDSDAARDTGDGEASSADVGAGASADVGAGAVDGGSGISAGTDPTVSPEAPDEPALLPAVLSIHGGSWARGDKANSDWRNVCEWLAAEGFVGFSVNYRLVPAVSFPAAIDDLGRAVEWMRANAGSYGVDPDRIGAFGGSAGGNLAALLGARGRGSLTEGARVAAVAELSGPVDLSYEGIVVSGGSSGLERIVLDYLDCASLLDCPAARDASAVRSLDRTDPPVFIGTSTEEFIPLSQSTGFAADLDDLGIVNRLVTVPGSLHSIGILDAGMRAEVAAFLHAHLGS; encoded by the coding sequence GTGAGCACCGGTCGCCGCACCATCGGACTAGGCTCCCGACGCTTCATCATTCTCTCCGTCGCGCTCGTTGGCGGGATGGCCGTCGTGGCCGCGGCGTTGCTCGGCGGATTGCACTGGAACCTGCGCCCGGTGGCGCCCGCCCAGGCCGGCGGCACGGCCAGCGAGGTCGACACCACGGCCGTCGTGGGCATCCGCACCTTCGTGGCCCCCGGCGACGCCGTGATCGACGAGGACGTGGTCTATGCCACCGAACCGGACGGCACCCAGCTCACCCTCGATGTCTGTTCACCGCCGGCGACCGTCGCACCGGAGACAGATAGCGACGCCGCCCGAGATACCGGGGACGGAGAGGCTTCGAGCGCGGACGTCGGCGCGGGGGCGAGCGCGGACGTCGGCGCGGGGGCGGTTGATGGCGGCTCAGGGATATCGGCGGGTACCGATCCGACCGTGTCGCCGGAGGCTCCCGACGAACCGGCGCTGCTGCCGGCCGTGCTGTCAATCCACGGCGGCAGTTGGGCTCGCGGCGACAAGGCCAACAGCGACTGGCGCAATGTCTGCGAATGGCTCGCAGCGGAGGGGTTTGTGGGGTTCTCCGTCAACTACCGCCTCGTGCCCGCGGTGTCCTTCCCCGCGGCCATCGACGACCTGGGCCGGGCCGTCGAATGGATGCGCGCGAACGCGGGCAGTTACGGCGTGGACCCCGACCGGATCGGGGCCTTCGGCGGCTCGGCCGGCGGCAATCTCGCGGCGCTGCTCGGCGCCAGGGGCCGTGGGTCGCTCACCGAAGGGGCTCGGGTCGCGGCCGTCGCCGAACTCTCCGGGCCCGTCGACCTCAGCTACGAGGGCATCGTCGTGTCCGGTGGCTCGTCGGGTCTCGAGCGGATCGTGCTCGACTACCTCGACTGCGCGTCGCTGCTGGATTGCCCGGCCGCGAGGGACGCCTCGGCCGTCAGATCGTTGGACCGCACGGACCCGCCGGTATTCATCGGCACCAGCACCGAGGAGTTCATCCCGCTGAGCCAGTCCACCGGGTTCGCCGCGGACCTCGATGACCTCGGGATCGTCAACCGTCTCGTCACGGTGCCCGGCAGCCTGCACTCCATCGGCATTCTCGATGCCGGCATGCGGGCCGAGGTGGCTGCCTTCCTGCACGCACACCTGGGGAGCTGA
- a CDS encoding IS1182 family transposase: MQGRDDGQRQLLDVGVFAGHMLPAGSVFAFLAEHRHELFPDDAFADLFPSGRGRPSTPADVIASVMVLQTLHSLSDRETAEAVTFDLRWKAACGFGLTETSFHPTVLTYWRRRLAASTRPHRIFDAVAEVIAGSGALSGRKRRALDSTILDDAVARQDTVTQLVAQIRRVGREIPGADMIVAGLPGHDYEKPGKPDIAWDDKAARDELVSRLVTDALALLAAIDTTSLTDSQQETVALLALVAGQDVEPAEGSDGSDGRWRIARKVAPDRVISTVDPDARHAHKSREKKQDGFKAHIAIEPDTGLVTAAVLTKASGPKNSDAARGAALVAADTSIGSDTVEVLGDSAYGSGDLLAEVTAAGHVPIIKPMPLSRAVPGGFTIDDFSIDEAKRTVTCPAGNTRPITVKRNVTFGAVCASCPLRAQCTSAVDGRKMVLHPQQQIQREHRARALDPDFQAVYRQHRPMVERSIAWMTRGARRVPYRGVVKNHAWWNNRAAAINLKRLLSLGLTSQNGVWALG; encoded by the coding sequence ATGCAGGGTCGTGATGATGGTCAGCGTCAGTTGTTGGATGTCGGTGTGTTCGCTGGGCACATGTTGCCGGCGGGGTCGGTGTTCGCTTTTCTCGCTGAGCACCGGCACGAGTTGTTCCCGGATGACGCGTTCGCGGACCTGTTTCCGTCGGGTCGTGGCCGGCCCTCGACGCCCGCGGACGTGATCGCATCGGTGATGGTGCTGCAGACCCTGCACTCGTTATCGGACCGGGAAACCGCGGAAGCCGTCACGTTTGATCTGCGGTGGAAAGCGGCCTGCGGGTTCGGGTTGACGGAAACATCGTTCCACCCGACGGTGTTGACGTATTGGCGACGCCGCCTCGCGGCAAGCACCCGCCCGCACCGAATTTTCGACGCCGTCGCCGAGGTTATTGCCGGTTCTGGGGCGTTGTCGGGTCGGAAGCGGCGGGCGTTGGACTCCACGATTTTGGATGACGCGGTCGCCCGCCAGGACACGGTGACGCAGTTGGTCGCGCAGATCCGCCGGGTCGGTCGGGAGATCCCCGGCGCCGACATGATCGTGGCCGGCCTGCCCGGCCATGACTACGAGAAGCCCGGCAAGCCCGACATCGCCTGGGACGACAAGGCGGCCAGGGACGAACTCGTTTCCCGCCTCGTGACCGACGCCCTGGCGTTGCTTGCGGCAATCGACACGACGTCATTGACCGACTCGCAGCAGGAGACGGTCGCGTTGCTCGCCCTCGTCGCGGGCCAGGACGTCGAGCCGGCTGAGGGGTCCGATGGCTCGGATGGGCGGTGGCGGATCGCGCGGAAGGTCGCGCCGGACCGGGTGATCTCGACCGTTGACCCGGACGCCCGCCACGCGCACAAGAGCCGGGAGAAGAAGCAAGACGGTTTCAAAGCCCACATCGCGATCGAGCCCGATACGGGTCTGGTGACCGCGGCCGTGTTGACGAAAGCGTCCGGGCCCAAGAACAGTGACGCGGCCCGCGGCGCGGCCCTGGTGGCCGCTGACACGAGCATCGGCTCGGACACGGTCGAGGTCCTCGGTGATTCTGCCTACGGCAGCGGGGACCTCCTCGCCGAGGTCACCGCGGCCGGGCATGTTCCGATCATCAAACCGATGCCGTTGAGTCGGGCGGTTCCGGGCGGATTCACAATCGATGACTTCAGCATCGACGAAGCTAAGCGCACGGTGACGTGTCCTGCGGGGAACACCCGACCGATCACCGTGAAACGTAATGTCACATTTGGCGCCGTTTGCGCGAGCTGCCCGCTCCGAGCCCAGTGCACGAGCGCCGTCGACGGTCGCAAAATGGTTTTGCATCCGCAGCAGCAGATCCAACGCGAGCACCGCGCACGCGCGCTGGACCCTGACTTTCAAGCCGTCTACCGGCAGCACCGGCCGATGGTTGAACGCTCGATCGCATGGATGACTCGCGGCGCGAGACGAGTCCCTTACCGCGGCGTCGTGAAGAACCACGCCTGGTGGAACAACCGCGCCGCCGCGATCAACCTGAAACGACTCCTGAGCCTTGGCCTCACCAGCCAGAACGGGGTTTGGGCACTTGGCTGA